In a genomic window of Ipomoea triloba cultivar NCNSP0323 chromosome 3, ASM357664v1:
- the LOC116012187 gene encoding probable serine/threonine-protein kinase At1g54610, with the protein MGCVSSKQARSDVFPRRDSFSGARNGAAGNRSRSSSSSSQLLSGLDKVKSGLLVSKEEPEKDKPEEPAGAGFSSSAGSRRQSGNLTVLKKENSKNNDASFGVNVARRLTEGEFVAAGWPAWLSSVAGEAIDGWLPLRADMFQRSEKIGQGTYSTVYRARDNESGKMVALKKVRFDNFQPESVRFMAREITILRRLDHPNIMKLMGIVTSRLSCSIYLVFEYMEHDLAGLLSCPEISFSESQIKCYMKQLLSGLEHCHSTGVIHRDIKVSNILVSNEGVLKIADFGLANFMSARNKQPLTSRVVTLWYRPPELLLGSTNYGETVDLWSAGCVFAELFSGRPFLKGRTEVEQLHKIFKLCGSPSEDYWKKSKLPLATVFKPQHPYESVLRERCREFPKDAVDLLETLLSVEPYNRGTASSALDSEYFNSPPYACDPSSLEKYPPNKEMDAKLRDEERRKKAVTAAMGSAAAAAAAPASKNPRKGRKVLQESSSFSRVIPPEEVEVSVHFSRRNTTNNGGGGPKGAATAATKVSSSKPSCDDTRSDVSLAPTELSQADTVCSAPPETAARTTKNQKPDSSSNLRTHNNYPNSRNQKPNNIGAEPYSSAVQSKRVSFDSSDRSPENMAEKRASRKQRLKAGRMQSFDSSEIYQARKSSEDNEDQQGRTGLIGPLFHQTNKYDARHQDTKTRQAARDRRSRFSRENF; encoded by the exons aTGGGGTGCGTCAGCTCCAAGCAGGCACGCTCCGACGTCTTCCCCCGTCGCGATTCTTTCTCCGGCGCCCGGAATGGCGCCGCCGGAAATAGATCACGGTCATCTTCGTCGTCGTCGCAGTTGTTGTCGGGTTTGGATAAGGTCAAATCCGGGCTCTTAGTCTCCAAGGAGGAGCCGGAGAAGGACAAACCGGAGGAACCCGCCGGCGCCGGATTTTCTTCCTCCGCCGGCTCTCGCCGACAGTCCGGGAATTTGACGGTGTTGAAGAAGGAGAACTCCAAGAATAACGACGCTTCGTTTGGCGTTAACGTCGCTAGGAGGTTAACGGAAGGCGAGTTTGTCGCTGCCGGCTGGCCCGCCTGGCTCTCTTCCGTCGCCGGAGAAGCCATTGACGGTTGGCTTCCCCTTAGGGCTGACATGTTCCAGAGGTCAGAAAAG ATCGGACAAGGTACATATAGCACAGTGTATCGAGCACGAGACAATGAAAGTGGCAAAATGGTGGCCTTGAAAAAGGTTCGATTCGACAACTTCCAACCGGAGAGTGTGAGATTCATGGCACGAGAAATCACAATTCTTCGCAGGCTTGATCATCCGAATATCATGAAGCTAATGGGCATAGTTACTTCTCGGTTATCATGCAGCATTTACCTCGTTTTTGAATACATGGAACATGATCTTGCCGGACTACTGTCTTGTCCTGAAATCTCCTTCAGTGAATCCCAG ATTAAATGCTACATGAAGCAGCTATTGTCGGGACTGGAGCACTGCCATTCGACAGGGGTGATACATCGCGACATTAAAGTGTCCAACATTCTGGTAAGCAACGAAGGAGTTCTCAAGATCGCAGACTTCGGACTTGCCAACTTCATGAGCGCGAGGAACAAGCAACCGCTGACCAGCCGCGTGGTCACGTTGTGGTACCGCCCACCTGAGCTGCTTCTTGGGTCCACCAATTACGGCGAGACGGTTGATTTGTGGAGCGCCGGTTGCGTTTTTGCCGAACTGTTTTCCGGCAGACCTTTCCTCAAAGGAAGAACCGAG GTGGAGCAACTGCACAAAATCTTTAAGCTTTGCGGTTCTCCATCGGAGGATTACTGGAAAAAATCCAAACTTCCGCTTGCAACTGTGTTCAAACCGCAACATCCTTACGAAAGTGTGCTCCGGGAAAGATGCAGAGAATTTCCCAAAGACGCCGTGGATCTTTTGGAGACGCTTCTTTCTGTCGAACCTTATAACCGAGGAACAGCTTCATCTGCTCTTGATTCCGAG TATTTCAATTCCCCGCCTTATGCTTGTGATCCATCGAGCTTGGAGAAGTACCCGCCCAACAAGGAGATGGATGCAAAACTCCGGGATGAAGAAAGAAG GAAGAAGGCAGTTACTGCGGCGATGGGATCGGCGGCGGCAGCGGCAGCGGCGCCGGCTTCCAAGAATCCGAGAAAAGGTCGGAAAGTTCTGCAAGAATCCAGCAGCTTCTCCAGAGTTATTCCCCCGGAG GAGGTGGAGGTCAGTGTCCACTTTTCCCGACGAAACACCACCAACAACGGCGGCGGCGGTCCTAAAGGAGCCGCCACCGCCGCGACAAAGGTGTCGTCGTCGAAGCCATCGTGCGACGATACGAGGTCCGATGTTTCTCTGGCGCCGACGGAGTTATCTCAGGCGGACACCGTTTGCTCCGCTCCTCCAGAAACGGCGGCGAGGACTACGAAAAACCAAAAGCCGGATTCTTCTTCAAATTTAAGAACGCATAATAATTATCCGAATTCCAGAAACCAAAAACCGAATAACATCGGAGCAGAGCCTTATTCTTCCGCGGTGCAATCCAAGCGAGTTTCCTTTGATTCATCGGATAGAAGCCCAGAAAACATGGCCGAGAAACGCGCCAGTCGCAAGCAACGATTGAAAGCCGGTCGAATGCAGTCGTTCGACTCATCCGAGATATATCAGGCGCGAAAATCTTCG GAGGACAACGAAGATCAGCAAGGAAGGACTGGGCTAATAGGACCATTATTCCATCAGACAAACAAATATGATGCAAGACATCAGGACACCAAAACCCGGCAAGCTGCTCGCGATCGCAGATCCCGTTTCTCCCGag AGAATTTTTAA
- the LOC116013800 gene encoding probable WRKY transcription factor 4, whose protein sequence is MGESSREVSGPSRPTITIPPRAPFDTTLFSLGSIPGFSPGPMTLMSTFFSDSDACSFSQLLAGAMASPLANPTLLPDKDGDSGPGCEKLSGYKQKQPMSLLVAQSPLFMVSPRFSPSGLLNSPGFLSPLQSPFGMSHQQALAHVTAQAAFNQSYKQMQVEYQHSSSVEGTGHQTSSSMPNQAVQGEAANVALDTESLKVETSELSQVDSKVSSGAIEKPASDGYNWRKYGQKLVKGSECPRSYYRCTHLNCAVRKKVERSPDGHIIEITYKGKHNHELPKSNKRKQDDCDQESREDNSREKHPSASRSWTETNRSNKVVCSQPELQSEQLTVASKRDEMEETATVLDEKDDGEPNAERRISEAGSSVLPSSHKTVMEPKIIVQTRSEVDLLDDGYKWRKYGQKVVKGNANPRSYYRCTYKGCNVRKHVERASTDPKAVITAYEGKHNHDTPNAPNNNHTVTKNSSIQQLKQQKLVAA, encoded by the exons ATGGGGGAAAGCAGCAGAGAGGTTTCGGGTCCGTCGCGCCCGACGATTACAATCCCGCCCCGAGCCCCCTTCGACACTACCCTTTTCTCACTAGGCTCCATACCCGGTTTCAGCCCCGGACCCATGACTCTCATGTCCACTTTCTTCTCCGATTCCGATGCCTGCTCTTTCTCCCAGTTACTCGCCGGAGCCATGGCTTCCCCGCTCGCAAACCCCACTCTTCTGCCCGATAAAGACGGGGATTCGGGTCCGGGTTGCGAGAAACTTTCCGGGTATAAGCAGAAGCAGCCGATGAGCTTGCTGGTGGCTCAGTCGCCGTTGTTCATGGTCTCGCCGCGGTTTAGTCCTTCCGGGCTGCTTAACTCGCCGGGGTTTCTTTCCCCACTTCAG AGCCCTTTTGGAATGTCCCACCAGCAGGCCCTAGCTCATGTTACGGCTCAGGCAGCGTTTAACCAGTCTTACAAACAAATGCAAGTTGAATATCAGCATTCTTCCTCTGTGGAAGGTACAGGGCACCAAACTTCGTCTTCTATGCCAAACCAGGCGGTGCAAGGTGAAGCGGCTAATGTGGCGTTGGACACAGAAAGTTTGAAGGTTGAGACGTCGGAGCTCTCTCAAGTAGACAGCAAAGTTAGTTCTGGTGCTATCGAGAAGCCTGCTAGTGATGGGTATAATTGGAGGAAATACGGGCAAAAGCTGGTTAAGGGAAGTGAATGTCCTCGAAGCTACTATAGATGCACTCACCTGAACTGTGCTGTGAGAAAGAAAGTTGAGCGATCCCCAGATGGGCACATAATTGAGATCACGTATAAAGGGAAGCACAACCACGAACTTCCTAAGTCCAACAAGCGAAAGCAAGATGACTGTGATCAAGAGTCTAGGGAGGACAATTCCCGAGAAAAGCATCCAAGTGCTTCTCGTAGCTGGACTGAAACGAACAGGTCAAATAAGGTGGTATGTTCTCAACCAGAACTGCAGTCTGAACAACTTACTGTTGCATCTAAACGTGACGAAATGGAGGAAACTGCAACCGTATTAGATGAAAAGGATGACGGTGAACCAAATGCAGAGAGACG GATTTCAGAGGCCGGCTCATCCGTTCTGCCTTCATCTCACAAGACAGTCATGGAACCCAAAATCATTGTGCAGACAAGAAGCGAAGTTGACCTTTTGGACGATGGCTACAAGTGGCGAAAGTATGGACAAAAAGTGGTGAAAGGGAATGCTAATCCAAG GAGTTACTATCGGTGTACATACAAGGGATGCAATGTCCGAAAACACGTTGAAAGGGCTTCAACAGATCCAAAAGCGGTCATAACCGCATACGAAGGCAAACATAATCACGATACCCCAAATGCACCAAACAACAATCATACCGTAACTAAAAACAGCAGCATTCAGCAGTTGAAACAACAAAAGTTGGTAGCTGCGTAG